One window of the Salvia miltiorrhiza cultivar Shanhuang (shh) chromosome 6, IMPLAD_Smil_shh, whole genome shotgun sequence genome contains the following:
- the LOC130989524 gene encoding paired amphipathic helix protein Sin3-like 2 isoform X7 → MKRLRDEVFMNPQFKRPFGSSSSRGESYGPAQAPSGGGTAGGGGGGGGTSGGGGGGGGGGGGGGSSNGGGNGVSTSGAGVAAGSTQKLTTNDALSYLKQVKDMFQDQREKYDRFLDVMKDFKAQRIDTAGVIARVKELFKGHPNLILGFNTFLPKGYEITLTDEEEAPPKRTVEFEEAISFVNKIKKRFQNDDHVYKSFLDILNMYRKEHKGITEVYQEVAALFDDHADLLEEFTRFLPDTSATAPAPHASFCRHPFNRYDDRSSALPAMRQSHLDKRQRRDRVIDPNGERDLSVERPETDDDKTVMKLHKEKKHSDRENRDRRNRDQDDRDPDTENNGDISMHRLSDKRKSARKVEDFGGNSTLAPYDDKDALKSMYSHEFTFCEKVKERLRSADDYQAFLKCLHIYSTEIITRKELQSLVADLLGKYPDLMEGFNEFLERCERIDGFLAGVMGKKTLWNEGNSSKSVRIDEKEKEPKREVEGGKEKDRQILKYWGKSIQELDLSNCQRCSPSYRLLPEDYPIASASQRSELGAQVLNDHWVSVTSGSEDYSFKHMRRNQYEESLFRCEDDRFELDMLLESVTSTAKRVEELLNSMNNNSIGSGGPIRIEDHFTALNLRCIERLYGDHGLDVTDILRKNQSLALPVILTRLKQKQEEWTKCRSDFNKVWAEIYSKNHYKSLDHRSFYFKQQDSKNLSTKSLVAEIKEIKEKQQKEDDVLLSIAAGSRHVISPNMEFEYNDSDVHEDVFRIIKYSCEEVCSTKDQLNKVLRFWTTFLEPILGVHSRLRDSETDDDHAATKRQTLKGSTTNLVESEGSPNGNATTTNSKLPKSNCNGNSSSSPERANVSRTDFINVGTLNKEGIAVASGERVANCDIAGTSAPDVNPGCSGNSSRVINGPIEESNEGKPNTDNMFSSEGGETSRLNQSTTGELAEGSRLTSYNGDHADPSKIEKEEGELSPNGDFEDNFGAYPDGSLQTLPEKNRGTVGMQGQAASHDEICVDTAGENDVDADDEDSENISEAAEDVSGSESAADECSREEHEEEEDGEHDDIDGKVESEDEAENTSEAHYHGGDGASVPQSERFWLTCKPLSKHVASLLGGDEKKDRHVFYGNDTFYVLFRLHQTLYERILSAKVNSVSRESKWRTTKEASSDPYERFMSALFSLLDGSSDNAKFEDDCRSLIGNQSYVLFTLDKLIYKLVKQLQTVATDENDLKLLQLYEYEKSRKPEKYVDSVYYENVHVMLHEENIYRLECTSNSTRLSIQLMDDGCEKSEVVAVSVDPNFATYLHNDYLSVHHGKKESSAIMLKRNMRKYSNLDESTAFCRATENVLIMNGLECKMAATSSKISYVLDTEDFFIRLGRRKERLKERHSQKAQARIERFRQFLASSVS, encoded by the exons GTACGGACCAGCACAAGCTCCCAGCGGCGGTGGCACtgctggtggcggcggcggcggcggcgggactagtggtggtggtggtggaggaggaggaggaggaggtggtggtggcagTAGTAATGGTGGTGGGAATGGGGTTAGTACCAGTGGTGCCGGTGTCGCTGCTGGTAGTACACAAAAACTAACTACGAATGATGCATTAAGTTATCTTAAGCAAGTTAAGGATATGTTCCAAGATCAAAGGGAAAAGTATGATAGGTTCCTTGACGTTATGAAAGATTTCAAGGCCCAAAG AATTGATACTGCTGGTGTCATTGCGAGGGTGAAGGAATTGTTTAAAGGACACCCTAATCTAATCCTTGGATTTAATACATTCTTGCCGAAGGGCTATGAAATTACCCTAACTGATGAGGAGGAGGCTCCTCCAAAAAGGACAGTTGAGTTTGAAGAGGCTATCAGTTTTGTGAATAAAATTAAG AAACGTTTTCAAAATGATGATCATGTTTATAAATCTTTCCTAGACATCTTGAATATGTACCGGAAGGAACACAAGGGGATAACTGAGGTCTACCAAGAG GTTGCAGCACTTTTTGATGATCATGCTGATCTTCTTGAAGAGTTCACTAGATTTCTACCTGATACTTCAGCGACTGCTCCAGCACCTCATGCTTCTTTTTGTAGACATCCTTTTAATCGGTATGATGATAGGAGCTCTGCCTTGCCTGCAATGCGTCAGTCACATTTAGACAAG CGGCAACGGAGGGACAGGGTTATTGACCCTAATGGAGAGAGAGATCTTAGTGTTGAGCGTCCAGAAACGGATGATGATAAAACAGTTATGAAGTTGCACAAGGAGAAGAAGCATAGTGACAGGGAAAATAGGGATAGGAGAAACCGTGATCAGGATGATAGAGATCCTGACACTGAGAACAATGGCGATATTAGTATGCACCGACTTTCTGACAAAAGAAAGTCTGCTCGAAAAGTTGAAGACTTTGGTGGAAATTCGACTTTGGCACCATATGATGATAAAGATGCATTAAAAA GTATGTACAGCCATGAATTCACATTTTGTGAAAAGGTCAAAGAGAGGTTGCGCAGTGCTGATGATTACCAGGCATTCTTAAAATGCCTTCACATTTACAGTACAGAAATCATCACTAGAAAGGAATTACAGAGCTTG GTTGCTGATTTACTTGGAAAATATCCAGATCTTATGGAGGGCTTCAATGAATTTTTGGAGCGTTGTGAGCGGATTG ATGGATTTCTGGCTGGTGTAATGGGCAAAA AAACATTATGGAATGAAGGAAATTCCTCAAAATCTGTGAGGATAGATGAAAAGGAGAAAGAACCAAAGCGTGAAGTGGAAGGAGGGAAAGAGAAGGATAGGCAGATTCTAAAATACTGGGGGAAGTCCATTCAGGAGCTCGACCTTTCCAATTGTCAACGTTGCAGTCCGAGTTATCGGCTTCTTCCTGAAGAC TATCCAATAGCCTCAGCTAGCCAGAGGTCAGAGCTTGGTGCTCAGGTTCTAAATGATCACTGGGTGTCTGTGACATCTGGTAGTGAGGATTACTCTTTTAAGCACATGCGAAGAAACCAATATGAAGAAAGTCTATTTAGATGCGAAGATGACAG GTTTGAGCTGGACATGTTGTTGGAGTCTGTCACCTCAACTGCCAAGCGAGTAGAGGAACTCTTGAACAGTATGAATAATAACTCAATTGGTTCAGGTGGCCCAATACGAATAGAGGACCATTTTACAG CTCTCAATTTAAGATGCATTGAACGTCTATATGGTGACCATGGTCTTGATGTGACTGACATTTTGCGTAAAAATCAATCTCTGGCTTTGCCTGTTATCCTAACACGTCTGAAGCAGAAGCAAGAGGAGTGGACTAAATGTCGATCTGATTTCAACAAAGTTTGGGCTGAAATATATTCTAAGAACCACTACAAGTCTCTTGATCACCGCAGCTTCTATTTCAAGCAACAAGATTCAAAGAACTTGAGCACAAAAT CTTTAGTGGCAGAAATCAAAGAAATCAAGGAGAAACAACAGAAGGAGGATGATGTACTTCTTAGTATTGCTGCTGGAAGCAGGCATGTTATCAGTCCAAACATGGAATTTGAATACAATGATTCTGATGTTCATGAAGATGTCTTTAGGATTATCAAGTACTCCTGTGAGGAGGTCTGTTCAACAAAAGATCAACTGAATAAAGTGTTGAGGTTCTGGACAACTTTTCTTGAGCCAATACTTGGTGTTCATTCCCGACTTCGTGACTCGGAGACTGATGATGATCATGCTGCCACTAAACGTCAAACACTGAAAGGTAGCACAACAAACTTAGTTGAAAGTGAAGGCAGCCCTAATGGGAATGCTACAACCACGAACTCGAAGCTGCCAAAATCTAACTGCAATGGTAACTCCAGTAGTTCACCTGAAAGAGCAAATGTCAGCAGAACTGATTTCATCAATGTGGGTACGTTGAACAAGGAAGGAATAGCTGTGGCATCTGGTGAAAGAGTAGCAAATTGTGACATAGCTGGTACTTCAGCACCCGATGTTAATCCTG GGTGTAGTGGAAATTCTTCACGAGTGATTAATGGTCCAATCGAGGAAAGCAATGAAGGGAAACCTAATACAGACAATATGTTTTCCTCAGAG GGCGGGGAGACATCGAGattaaatcaatcaacaacTGGAGAGTTAGCAGAAGGTTCTAGACTTACTTCATATAATGGGGATCATGCGGATCCTagtaaaattgaaaaagaagAGGGCGAACTGTCTCCTAATGGAGATTTTGAAGACAATTTTGGTGCATATCCAGACGGTAGTTTGCAAACCTTGCCTGAGAAAAATCGTGGGACTGTTGGGATGCAAGGTCAAGCGGCCAGTCATGATGAGATATGTGTAGATACTGCTGGTGAAAATGATGTAGATGCTGATGATGAAGACAGTGAAAATATTTCTGAGGCTGCAGAAGATGTTTCAGGCAGCGAGTCTGCTGCTGATGAATGTTCAAGGGAAGAACACGAGGAAGAGGAAGATGGAGAGCATGATGACATTGATGGTAAAGTTGAGAGTGAAGATGAGGCTGAGAATACTAGTGAAGCTCACTATCATGGTGGAGATGGTGCATCGGTACCACAGTCTGAACGATTTTGGCTGACCTGCAAGCCTCTATCAAAGCATGTGGCTTCCCTATTAGGAGGGGATGAAAAGAAGGATCGACATGTTTTCTATGGGAATGACACATTTTATGTGCTCTTTAGGTTGCATCag ACACTGTATGAAAGAATATTATCCGCTAAGGTGAATTCAGTATCTCGTGAATCAAAATGGAGAACCACGAAGGAAGCAAGTTCTGATCCTTATGAGAG GTTTATGAGTGCTTTATTTAGTTTACTTGATGGATCTTCTGATAATGCCAAATTTGAAGATGATTGTCGATCTTTGATTGGAAACCAGTCATATGTGCTTTTCACACTGGATAAGTTGATATATAAGTTGGTGAAACAG CTCCAAACTGTTGCAACTGATGAGAACGACCTGAAGCTGCTTCAGTTGTATGAATATGAGAAGTCCAGAAAGCCCGAGAAGTATGTTGATTCAGTTTATTATGAAAATGTCCATGTCATGCTGCATGAAGAGAATATATACCGGCTTGAATGT ACATCTAATTCAACCCGCTTATCCATCCAATTGATGGATGATGGATGTGAGAAGTCTGAAGTTGTTGCAGTTTCAGTAGATCCTAATTTTGCAACCTATCTTCACAATGATTATCTTTCAGTTCATCATGGAAAAAAGGAGTCATCTGCAATTATGCTGAAGAG GAATATGCGCAAGTATAGTAATTTGGATGAATCTACAGCTTTCTGCAGGGCCACAGAAAATGTCCTGATCATGAATGGTTTGGAATGTAAGATGGCTGCCACCTCATCTAAG ATCTCATACGTCCTTGACACAGAGGACTTCTTTATTCGTCTGGGAAGGAGAAAGGAGAGATTGAAAGAACGACATTCACAGAAAGCCCAGGCAAGGATAGAACGGTTTCGCCAGTTTTTAGCGTCTTCTGTGAGTTAG
- the LOC130989524 gene encoding paired amphipathic helix protein Sin3-like 2 isoform X6, with product MKRLRDEVFMNPQFKRPFGSSSSRGESYGPAQAPSGGGTAGGGGGGGGTSGGGGGGGGGGGGGGSSNGGGNGVSTSGAGVAAGSTQKLTTNDALSYLKQVKDMFQDQREKYDRFLDVMKDFKAQRIDTAGVIARVKELFKGHPNLILGFNTFLPKGYEITLTDEEEAPPKRTVEFEEAISFVNKIKKRFQNDDHVYKSFLDILNMYRKEHKGITEVYQEVAALFDDHADLLEEFTRFLPDTSATAPAPHASFCRHPFNRYDDRSSALPAMRQSHLDKRQRRDRVIDPNGERDLSVERPETDDDKTVMKLHKEKKHSDRENRDRRNRDQDDRDPDTENNGDISMHRLSDKRKSARKVEDFGGNSTLAPYDDKDALKSMYSHEFTFCEKVKERLRSADDYQAFLKCLHIYSTEIITRKELQSLVADLLGKYPDLMEGFNEFLERCERIGNGFLAGVMGKKTLWNEGNSSKSVRIDEKEKEPKREVEGGKEKDRQILKYWGKSIQELDLSNCQRCSPSYRLLPEDYPIASASQRSELGAQVLNDHWVSVTSGSEDYSFKHMRRNQYEESLFRCEDDRFELDMLLESVTSTAKRVEELLNSMNNNSIGSGGPIRIEDHFTALNLRCIERLYGDHGLDVTDILRKNQSLALPVILTRLKQKQEEWTKCRSDFNKVWAEIYSKNHYKSLDHRSFYFKQQDSKNLSTKSLVAEIKEIKEKQQKEDDVLLSIAAGSRHVISPNMEFEYNDSDVHEDVFRIIKYSCEEVCSTKDQLNKVLRFWTTFLEPILGVHSRLRDSETDDDHAATKRQTLKGSTTNLVESEGSPNGNATTTNSKLPKSNCNGNSSSSPERANVSRTDFINVGTLNKEGIAVASGERVANCDIAGTSAPDVNPGCSGNSSRVINGPIEESNEGKPNTDNMFSSEGGETSRLNQSTTGELAEGSRLTSYNGDHADPSKIEKEEGELSPNGDFEDNFGAYPDGSLQTLPEKNRGTVGMQGQAASHDEICVDTAGENDVDADDEDSENISEAAEDVSGSESAADECSREEHEEEEDGEHDDIDGKVESEDEAENTSEAHYHGGDGASVPQSERFWLTCKPLSKHVASLLGGDEKKDRHVFYGNDTFYVLFRLHQTLYERILSAKVNSVSRESKWRTTKEASSDPYERFMSALFSLLDGSSDNAKFEDDCRSLIGNQSYVLFTLDKLIYKLVKQLQTVATDENDLKLLQLYEYEKSRKPEKYVDSVYYENVHVMLHEENIYRLECTSNSTRLSIQLMDDGCEKSEVVAVSVDPNFATYLHNDYLSVHHGKKESSAIMLKRNMRKYSNLDESTAFCRATENVLIMNGLECKMAATSSKISYVLDTEDFFIRLGRRKERLKERHSQKAQARIERFRQFLASSVS from the exons GTACGGACCAGCACAAGCTCCCAGCGGCGGTGGCACtgctggtggcggcggcggcggcggcgggactagtggtggtggtggtggaggaggaggaggaggaggtggtggtggcagTAGTAATGGTGGTGGGAATGGGGTTAGTACCAGTGGTGCCGGTGTCGCTGCTGGTAGTACACAAAAACTAACTACGAATGATGCATTAAGTTATCTTAAGCAAGTTAAGGATATGTTCCAAGATCAAAGGGAAAAGTATGATAGGTTCCTTGACGTTATGAAAGATTTCAAGGCCCAAAG AATTGATACTGCTGGTGTCATTGCGAGGGTGAAGGAATTGTTTAAAGGACACCCTAATCTAATCCTTGGATTTAATACATTCTTGCCGAAGGGCTATGAAATTACCCTAACTGATGAGGAGGAGGCTCCTCCAAAAAGGACAGTTGAGTTTGAAGAGGCTATCAGTTTTGTGAATAAAATTAAG AAACGTTTTCAAAATGATGATCATGTTTATAAATCTTTCCTAGACATCTTGAATATGTACCGGAAGGAACACAAGGGGATAACTGAGGTCTACCAAGAG GTTGCAGCACTTTTTGATGATCATGCTGATCTTCTTGAAGAGTTCACTAGATTTCTACCTGATACTTCAGCGACTGCTCCAGCACCTCATGCTTCTTTTTGTAGACATCCTTTTAATCGGTATGATGATAGGAGCTCTGCCTTGCCTGCAATGCGTCAGTCACATTTAGACAAG CGGCAACGGAGGGACAGGGTTATTGACCCTAATGGAGAGAGAGATCTTAGTGTTGAGCGTCCAGAAACGGATGATGATAAAACAGTTATGAAGTTGCACAAGGAGAAGAAGCATAGTGACAGGGAAAATAGGGATAGGAGAAACCGTGATCAGGATGATAGAGATCCTGACACTGAGAACAATGGCGATATTAGTATGCACCGACTTTCTGACAAAAGAAAGTCTGCTCGAAAAGTTGAAGACTTTGGTGGAAATTCGACTTTGGCACCATATGATGATAAAGATGCATTAAAAA GTATGTACAGCCATGAATTCACATTTTGTGAAAAGGTCAAAGAGAGGTTGCGCAGTGCTGATGATTACCAGGCATTCTTAAAATGCCTTCACATTTACAGTACAGAAATCATCACTAGAAAGGAATTACAGAGCTTG GTTGCTGATTTACTTGGAAAATATCCAGATCTTATGGAGGGCTTCAATGAATTTTTGGAGCGTTGTGAGCGGATTGGTA ATGGATTTCTGGCTGGTGTAATGGGCAAAA AAACATTATGGAATGAAGGAAATTCCTCAAAATCTGTGAGGATAGATGAAAAGGAGAAAGAACCAAAGCGTGAAGTGGAAGGAGGGAAAGAGAAGGATAGGCAGATTCTAAAATACTGGGGGAAGTCCATTCAGGAGCTCGACCTTTCCAATTGTCAACGTTGCAGTCCGAGTTATCGGCTTCTTCCTGAAGAC TATCCAATAGCCTCAGCTAGCCAGAGGTCAGAGCTTGGTGCTCAGGTTCTAAATGATCACTGGGTGTCTGTGACATCTGGTAGTGAGGATTACTCTTTTAAGCACATGCGAAGAAACCAATATGAAGAAAGTCTATTTAGATGCGAAGATGACAG GTTTGAGCTGGACATGTTGTTGGAGTCTGTCACCTCAACTGCCAAGCGAGTAGAGGAACTCTTGAACAGTATGAATAATAACTCAATTGGTTCAGGTGGCCCAATACGAATAGAGGACCATTTTACAG CTCTCAATTTAAGATGCATTGAACGTCTATATGGTGACCATGGTCTTGATGTGACTGACATTTTGCGTAAAAATCAATCTCTGGCTTTGCCTGTTATCCTAACACGTCTGAAGCAGAAGCAAGAGGAGTGGACTAAATGTCGATCTGATTTCAACAAAGTTTGGGCTGAAATATATTCTAAGAACCACTACAAGTCTCTTGATCACCGCAGCTTCTATTTCAAGCAACAAGATTCAAAGAACTTGAGCACAAAAT CTTTAGTGGCAGAAATCAAAGAAATCAAGGAGAAACAACAGAAGGAGGATGATGTACTTCTTAGTATTGCTGCTGGAAGCAGGCATGTTATCAGTCCAAACATGGAATTTGAATACAATGATTCTGATGTTCATGAAGATGTCTTTAGGATTATCAAGTACTCCTGTGAGGAGGTCTGTTCAACAAAAGATCAACTGAATAAAGTGTTGAGGTTCTGGACAACTTTTCTTGAGCCAATACTTGGTGTTCATTCCCGACTTCGTGACTCGGAGACTGATGATGATCATGCTGCCACTAAACGTCAAACACTGAAAGGTAGCACAACAAACTTAGTTGAAAGTGAAGGCAGCCCTAATGGGAATGCTACAACCACGAACTCGAAGCTGCCAAAATCTAACTGCAATGGTAACTCCAGTAGTTCACCTGAAAGAGCAAATGTCAGCAGAACTGATTTCATCAATGTGGGTACGTTGAACAAGGAAGGAATAGCTGTGGCATCTGGTGAAAGAGTAGCAAATTGTGACATAGCTGGTACTTCAGCACCCGATGTTAATCCTG GGTGTAGTGGAAATTCTTCACGAGTGATTAATGGTCCAATCGAGGAAAGCAATGAAGGGAAACCTAATACAGACAATATGTTTTCCTCAGAG GGCGGGGAGACATCGAGattaaatcaatcaacaacTGGAGAGTTAGCAGAAGGTTCTAGACTTACTTCATATAATGGGGATCATGCGGATCCTagtaaaattgaaaaagaagAGGGCGAACTGTCTCCTAATGGAGATTTTGAAGACAATTTTGGTGCATATCCAGACGGTAGTTTGCAAACCTTGCCTGAGAAAAATCGTGGGACTGTTGGGATGCAAGGTCAAGCGGCCAGTCATGATGAGATATGTGTAGATACTGCTGGTGAAAATGATGTAGATGCTGATGATGAAGACAGTGAAAATATTTCTGAGGCTGCAGAAGATGTTTCAGGCAGCGAGTCTGCTGCTGATGAATGTTCAAGGGAAGAACACGAGGAAGAGGAAGATGGAGAGCATGATGACATTGATGGTAAAGTTGAGAGTGAAGATGAGGCTGAGAATACTAGTGAAGCTCACTATCATGGTGGAGATGGTGCATCGGTACCACAGTCTGAACGATTTTGGCTGACCTGCAAGCCTCTATCAAAGCATGTGGCTTCCCTATTAGGAGGGGATGAAAAGAAGGATCGACATGTTTTCTATGGGAATGACACATTTTATGTGCTCTTTAGGTTGCATCag ACACTGTATGAAAGAATATTATCCGCTAAGGTGAATTCAGTATCTCGTGAATCAAAATGGAGAACCACGAAGGAAGCAAGTTCTGATCCTTATGAGAG GTTTATGAGTGCTTTATTTAGTTTACTTGATGGATCTTCTGATAATGCCAAATTTGAAGATGATTGTCGATCTTTGATTGGAAACCAGTCATATGTGCTTTTCACACTGGATAAGTTGATATATAAGTTGGTGAAACAG CTCCAAACTGTTGCAACTGATGAGAACGACCTGAAGCTGCTTCAGTTGTATGAATATGAGAAGTCCAGAAAGCCCGAGAAGTATGTTGATTCAGTTTATTATGAAAATGTCCATGTCATGCTGCATGAAGAGAATATATACCGGCTTGAATGT ACATCTAATTCAACCCGCTTATCCATCCAATTGATGGATGATGGATGTGAGAAGTCTGAAGTTGTTGCAGTTTCAGTAGATCCTAATTTTGCAACCTATCTTCACAATGATTATCTTTCAGTTCATCATGGAAAAAAGGAGTCATCTGCAATTATGCTGAAGAG GAATATGCGCAAGTATAGTAATTTGGATGAATCTACAGCTTTCTGCAGGGCCACAGAAAATGTCCTGATCATGAATGGTTTGGAATGTAAGATGGCTGCCACCTCATCTAAG ATCTCATACGTCCTTGACACAGAGGACTTCTTTATTCGTCTGGGAAGGAGAAAGGAGAGATTGAAAGAACGACATTCACAGAAAGCCCAGGCAAGGATAGAACGGTTTCGCCAGTTTTTAGCGTCTTCTGTGAGTTAG